The following proteins are encoded in a genomic region of Rissa tridactyla isolate bRisTri1 chromosome 5, bRisTri1.patW.cur.20221130, whole genome shotgun sequence:
- the TTC31 gene encoding tetratricopeptide repeat protein 31 isoform X4 → MRGAGGTRDPAGPGLGASRLWADPFVCPWGCVLYPNGWSVAPFCPRHCLPGAAEAESSGRQLPVPPQTAFRIVNRGTSREASGTGDDFGHGPGFWYSPSRLEESSEEEEQYEEEEEWIGFSQHWDASSENSDAPYNFCGFKKSFLCQEPLPAHPLPSALEVKMHRLPAPWRHQLTAEEAEKNAQELVAEEERMKRKAEKKKLKKKKQKDRKKREKLGQELKSKQEDESVSDCAGPLLQSLPSMGATAARPRGLRGSCRSLKNTSSLNSPVGAGHPQNSNAEEGEGWLSPSPSPCLGDSAASSGEEGRGQETKAGEMEDELDLSCTFVFKARQKAGVKVPAPGKEKPARTDNTEPGKKVPGKAPEPEPVPLDTNVVQQSLILAGRGNEAAQKGHYAEAVQAFTEAMKLNPREHRLFGNRSYCYEKLQRYKEALRDAQVSLGLQPGWPKGFFRKGKALQGLKRYAEAASTFEELLRLDGANAEAAAQLEACRALLRQSSPRSQSSSGGVPVSPSLLEAGEPPLSPSGEWASGSCQDTDTSGFVTVVSSRSQARGQGQAPSSSQQTLPRTHPARDCYPLWVGNITPRISKKVLQSSFSPFGEIRFIRMLPERRCAFINYTRKVAAEAAYVAMQDAEVEGSRLVLQLKHPSHATPSPRWHSEPRGEVGALPRGLL, encoded by the exons ATGAGGGGGGCTGGCGGGACGCGGGacccggccgggccgggcttgGGCGCCTCTAGGCTCTGGGCTGACCCCTTCGTGTGCCCCTGGGGCTGCGTGCTCTACCCGAATGGCTGGAGCGTCG CGCCCTTCTGTCCCCGGCATTGCCTGCCCGGCGCCGCCGAGGCTGAGAGTAGCGGGCGGCAG CTCCCGGTGCCGCCGCAGACAGCCTTCCGCATTGTGAACCGCGGCACGAGTAGGGAAGCGTCCGGGACCGGGGACGACTTCGGCCACG gcccgGGCTTCTGGTACTCCCCCAGCCGGCTGGAGGAGTCCAGCGAGGAGGAAGAGCAgtatgaagaggaggaggaatggaTTGGCTTCAGCCAGCACTGGGACGCGTCGAGTGAGAACAGCGACGCCCCCTACAACTTCTGTGGGTTCAAGAAGTCCTTCTTGTGTCAGGAGCCTCTGCCCGCTCATCCGCTTCCAAGCGCTCTTGAGGTGAAGATGCACAGGCTGCCTGCACCCTGGAGGCACCAGCTTACAGCTGAG GAAGCAGAGAAGAACGCACAGGAGCTGGTGGCAGAGGAGGAGCGgatgaagaggaaggcagagaagaagAAGCTAAAGAAGAAG AAGCAGAAAGACCGGAAGAAACGAGAGAAACTGGGACAAGAGCTGAAAAGCAAGCAGGAGGACGAGTCAGTGAGTGACTGTGCCGGGCCCTTGCTTCAGTCCCTGCCCAGCATGGGTGCTACGGCAGCCAGGCCACGTGGCCTTCGGGGGTCCTGTAGGTCTCTGAAG AACACCTCATCCTTGAACAGCCCTGTGGGAGCTGGGCACCCACAAAACAGCAATGCTGAGGAAGGGGAGGGttggctgagccccagcccctccccatGCCTTGGGGACAGTGCAGCTTCCtcgggagaggagggaagaggccAGGAGACTAAGGCGGGGGAGATGGAG GATGAGCTGGACCTGAGCTGCACCTTCGTCTTCAAAGCCCGTCAGAAAGCGGGCGTGAAGGTGCCGGCACCTGGGAAGGAGAAGCCGGCTAGGACAGACAACACAGAGCCAGGCAAGAAGGTACCGGGGAAG GCACCCGAGCCCGAGCCTGTACCCCTGGACACGAATGTGGTGCAGCAGAGCCTGATTCTCGCAG GCCGTGGCAACGAGGCAGCCCAGAAGGGCCACTACGCTGAGGCGGTGCAGGCCTTCACGGAGGCCATGAAGCTGAACCCCAGGGAGCACCG gctctttgggaaccgttccTACTGCTACGAGAAGCTTCAGCGCTACAAGGAGGCCCTCAGGGATGCGCAGGTGTCGCTGGGGCTCCAGCCCGGGTGGCCCAAAGGCTTCTTCCGCAAGGGCAAGGCTCTGCAGGGGCTGAAG CGCTATGCTGAGGCCGCCAGCACTTTCGAGGAGCTGCTGCGCCTGGATGGTGCCAACGCCGAGGCGGCTGCCCAGCTGGAAGCCTGCCGGGCCCTGCTGCGG cagagcagcccccgcagccagagcagctcagggggggtccctgtgtccccgtccctgctggaggctggggagcCACCACTGTCTCCCTCCG GGGAGTGGGCAAGTGGGAGCTGCCAGGACACAGACACAAGTGGCTTTGTGACCGTTGTGAGCTCCAGGAGCCAGGCgaggggccagggccaggccccgAGCAGTAGCCAGCAGACACTGCCTCGGACCCATCCTGCCAg GGACTGCTATCCCCTCTGGGTGGGGAACATCACCCCCAGGATCAGCAAGAAGGTGCTGCAGAGCTCCTTCAGCCC GTTTGGGGAGATCCGCTTCATCCGGATGCTGCCAGAGAGACGTTGTGCCTTCATCAACTACACACGGAAAGTGGCAGCGGAAGCAGCCTACGTGGCCATGCAG GATGCCGAGGTGGAAGGAAGCAGGCTGGTGCTGCAGCTCAAGCACCCCTCCCACGCCACCCCGTCCCCCCGGTGGCACTCGGAGCCCCGCGGTGAGGTGGGTGCCCTCCCCAGGGGGCTCCTGTAG
- the TTC31 gene encoding tetratricopeptide repeat protein 31 isoform X3, with the protein MRGAGGTRDPAGPGLGASRLWADPFVCPWGCVLYPNGWSVAPFCPRHCLPGAAEAESSGRQVRGELGAAGAGAGSPAGGSAASPGPVPPLQLPVPPQTAFRIVNRGTSREASGTGDDFGHGPGFWYSPSRLEESSEEEEQYEEEEEWIGFSQHWDASSENSDAPYNFCGFKKSFLCQEPLPAHPLPSALEVKMHRLPAPWRHQLTAEEAEKNAQELVAEEERMKRKAEKKKLKKKKQKDRKKREKLGQELKSKQEDESVSDCAGPLLQSLPSMGATAARPRGLRGSCRSLKNTSSLNSPVGAGHPQNSNAEEGEGWLSPSPSPCLGDSAASSGEEGRGQETKAGEMEDELDLSCTFVFKARQKAGVKVPAPGKEKPARTDNTEPGKKVPGKAPEPEPVPLDTNVVQQSLILAGRGNEAAQKGHYAEAVQAFTEAMKLNPREHRLFGNRSYCYEKLQRYKEALRDAQVSLGLQPGWPKGFFRKGKALQGLKRYAEAASTFEELLRLDGANAEAAAQLEACRALLRQSSPRSQSSSGGVPVSPSLLEAGEPPLSPSGEWASGSCQDTDTSGFVTVVSSRSQARGQGQAPSSSQQTLPRTHPARFGEIRFIRMLPERRCAFINYTRKVAAEAAYVAMQDAEVEGSRLVLQLKHPSHATPSPRWHSEPRGEVGALPRGLL; encoded by the exons ATGAGGGGGGCTGGCGGGACGCGGGacccggccgggccgggcttgGGCGCCTCTAGGCTCTGGGCTGACCCCTTCGTGTGCCCCTGGGGCTGCGTGCTCTACCCGAATGGCTGGAGCGTCG CGCCCTTCTGTCCCCGGCATTGCCTGCCCGGCGCCGCCGAGGCTGAGAGTAGCGGGCGGCAGGTacgtggggagctgggggcagcgggggctggggccgggagcCCCGCGGGGGGCAgtgccgcctcccccggcccggtGCCGCCGCTGCAGCTCCCGGTGCCGCCGCAGACAGCCTTCCGCATTGTGAACCGCGGCACGAGTAGGGAAGCGTCCGGGACCGGGGACGACTTCGGCCACG gcccgGGCTTCTGGTACTCCCCCAGCCGGCTGGAGGAGTCCAGCGAGGAGGAAGAGCAgtatgaagaggaggaggaatggaTTGGCTTCAGCCAGCACTGGGACGCGTCGAGTGAGAACAGCGACGCCCCCTACAACTTCTGTGGGTTCAAGAAGTCCTTCTTGTGTCAGGAGCCTCTGCCCGCTCATCCGCTTCCAAGCGCTCTTGAGGTGAAGATGCACAGGCTGCCTGCACCCTGGAGGCACCAGCTTACAGCTGAG GAAGCAGAGAAGAACGCACAGGAGCTGGTGGCAGAGGAGGAGCGgatgaagaggaaggcagagaagaagAAGCTAAAGAAGAAG AAGCAGAAAGACCGGAAGAAACGAGAGAAACTGGGACAAGAGCTGAAAAGCAAGCAGGAGGACGAGTCAGTGAGTGACTGTGCCGGGCCCTTGCTTCAGTCCCTGCCCAGCATGGGTGCTACGGCAGCCAGGCCACGTGGCCTTCGGGGGTCCTGTAGGTCTCTGAAG AACACCTCATCCTTGAACAGCCCTGTGGGAGCTGGGCACCCACAAAACAGCAATGCTGAGGAAGGGGAGGGttggctgagccccagcccctccccatGCCTTGGGGACAGTGCAGCTTCCtcgggagaggagggaagaggccAGGAGACTAAGGCGGGGGAGATGGAG GATGAGCTGGACCTGAGCTGCACCTTCGTCTTCAAAGCCCGTCAGAAAGCGGGCGTGAAGGTGCCGGCACCTGGGAAGGAGAAGCCGGCTAGGACAGACAACACAGAGCCAGGCAAGAAGGTACCGGGGAAG GCACCCGAGCCCGAGCCTGTACCCCTGGACACGAATGTGGTGCAGCAGAGCCTGATTCTCGCAG GCCGTGGCAACGAGGCAGCCCAGAAGGGCCACTACGCTGAGGCGGTGCAGGCCTTCACGGAGGCCATGAAGCTGAACCCCAGGGAGCACCG gctctttgggaaccgttccTACTGCTACGAGAAGCTTCAGCGCTACAAGGAGGCCCTCAGGGATGCGCAGGTGTCGCTGGGGCTCCAGCCCGGGTGGCCCAAAGGCTTCTTCCGCAAGGGCAAGGCTCTGCAGGGGCTGAAG CGCTATGCTGAGGCCGCCAGCACTTTCGAGGAGCTGCTGCGCCTGGATGGTGCCAACGCCGAGGCGGCTGCCCAGCTGGAAGCCTGCCGGGCCCTGCTGCGG cagagcagcccccgcagccagagcagctcagggggggtccctgtgtccccgtccctgctggaggctggggagcCACCACTGTCTCCCTCCG GGGAGTGGGCAAGTGGGAGCTGCCAGGACACAGACACAAGTGGCTTTGTGACCGTTGTGAGCTCCAGGAGCCAGGCgaggggccagggccaggccccgAGCAGTAGCCAGCAGACACTGCCTCGGACCCATCCTGCCAg GTTTGGGGAGATCCGCTTCATCCGGATGCTGCCAGAGAGACGTTGTGCCTTCATCAACTACACACGGAAAGTGGCAGCGGAAGCAGCCTACGTGGCCATGCAG GATGCCGAGGTGGAAGGAAGCAGGCTGGTGCTGCAGCTCAAGCACCCCTCCCACGCCACCCCGTCCCCCCGGTGGCACTCGGAGCCCCGCGGTGAGGTGGGTGCCCTCCCCAGGGGGCTCCTGTAG
- the TTC31 gene encoding tetratricopeptide repeat protein 31 isoform X6, translated as MRGAGGTRDPAGPGLGASRLWADPFVCPWGCVLYPNGWSVAPFCPRHCLPGAAEAESSGRQTAFRIVNRGTSREASGTGDDFGHGPGFWYSPSRLEESSEEEEQYEEEEEWIGFSQHWDASSENSDAPYNFCGFKKSFLCQEPLPAHPLPSALEVKMHRLPAPWRHQLTAEEAEKNAQELVAEEERMKRKAEKKKLKKKKQKDRKKREKLGQELKSKQEDESVSDCAGPLLQSLPSMGATAARPRGLRGSCRSLKNTSSLNSPVGAGHPQNSNAEEGEGWLSPSPSPCLGDSAASSGEEGRGQETKAGEMEDELDLSCTFVFKARQKAGVKVPAPGKEKPARTDNTEPGKKVPGKAPEPEPVPLDTNVVQQSLILAGRGNEAAQKGHYAEAVQAFTEAMKLNPREHRLFGNRSYCYEKLQRYKEALRDAQVSLGLQPGWPKGFFRKGKALQGLKRYAEAASTFEELLRLDGANAEAAAQLEACRALLRQSSPRSQSSSGGVPVSPSLLEAGEPPLSPSGEWASGSCQDTDTSGFVTVVSSRSQARGQGQAPSSSQQTLPRTHPARDCYPLWVGNITPRISKKVLQSSFSPFGEIRFIRMLPERRCAFINYTRKVAAEAAYVAMQDAEVEGSRLVLQLKHPSHATPSPRWHSEPRGEVGALPRGLL; from the exons ATGAGGGGGGCTGGCGGGACGCGGGacccggccgggccgggcttgGGCGCCTCTAGGCTCTGGGCTGACCCCTTCGTGTGCCCCTGGGGCTGCGTGCTCTACCCGAATGGCTGGAGCGTCG CGCCCTTCTGTCCCCGGCATTGCCTGCCCGGCGCCGCCGAGGCTGAGAGTAGCGGGCGGCAG ACAGCCTTCCGCATTGTGAACCGCGGCACGAGTAGGGAAGCGTCCGGGACCGGGGACGACTTCGGCCACG gcccgGGCTTCTGGTACTCCCCCAGCCGGCTGGAGGAGTCCAGCGAGGAGGAAGAGCAgtatgaagaggaggaggaatggaTTGGCTTCAGCCAGCACTGGGACGCGTCGAGTGAGAACAGCGACGCCCCCTACAACTTCTGTGGGTTCAAGAAGTCCTTCTTGTGTCAGGAGCCTCTGCCCGCTCATCCGCTTCCAAGCGCTCTTGAGGTGAAGATGCACAGGCTGCCTGCACCCTGGAGGCACCAGCTTACAGCTGAG GAAGCAGAGAAGAACGCACAGGAGCTGGTGGCAGAGGAGGAGCGgatgaagaggaaggcagagaagaagAAGCTAAAGAAGAAG AAGCAGAAAGACCGGAAGAAACGAGAGAAACTGGGACAAGAGCTGAAAAGCAAGCAGGAGGACGAGTCAGTGAGTGACTGTGCCGGGCCCTTGCTTCAGTCCCTGCCCAGCATGGGTGCTACGGCAGCCAGGCCACGTGGCCTTCGGGGGTCCTGTAGGTCTCTGAAG AACACCTCATCCTTGAACAGCCCTGTGGGAGCTGGGCACCCACAAAACAGCAATGCTGAGGAAGGGGAGGGttggctgagccccagcccctccccatGCCTTGGGGACAGTGCAGCTTCCtcgggagaggagggaagaggccAGGAGACTAAGGCGGGGGAGATGGAG GATGAGCTGGACCTGAGCTGCACCTTCGTCTTCAAAGCCCGTCAGAAAGCGGGCGTGAAGGTGCCGGCACCTGGGAAGGAGAAGCCGGCTAGGACAGACAACACAGAGCCAGGCAAGAAGGTACCGGGGAAG GCACCCGAGCCCGAGCCTGTACCCCTGGACACGAATGTGGTGCAGCAGAGCCTGATTCTCGCAG GCCGTGGCAACGAGGCAGCCCAGAAGGGCCACTACGCTGAGGCGGTGCAGGCCTTCACGGAGGCCATGAAGCTGAACCCCAGGGAGCACCG gctctttgggaaccgttccTACTGCTACGAGAAGCTTCAGCGCTACAAGGAGGCCCTCAGGGATGCGCAGGTGTCGCTGGGGCTCCAGCCCGGGTGGCCCAAAGGCTTCTTCCGCAAGGGCAAGGCTCTGCAGGGGCTGAAG CGCTATGCTGAGGCCGCCAGCACTTTCGAGGAGCTGCTGCGCCTGGATGGTGCCAACGCCGAGGCGGCTGCCCAGCTGGAAGCCTGCCGGGCCCTGCTGCGG cagagcagcccccgcagccagagcagctcagggggggtccctgtgtccccgtccctgctggaggctggggagcCACCACTGTCTCCCTCCG GGGAGTGGGCAAGTGGGAGCTGCCAGGACACAGACACAAGTGGCTTTGTGACCGTTGTGAGCTCCAGGAGCCAGGCgaggggccagggccaggccccgAGCAGTAGCCAGCAGACACTGCCTCGGACCCATCCTGCCAg GGACTGCTATCCCCTCTGGGTGGGGAACATCACCCCCAGGATCAGCAAGAAGGTGCTGCAGAGCTCCTTCAGCCC GTTTGGGGAGATCCGCTTCATCCGGATGCTGCCAGAGAGACGTTGTGCCTTCATCAACTACACACGGAAAGTGGCAGCGGAAGCAGCCTACGTGGCCATGCAG GATGCCGAGGTGGAAGGAAGCAGGCTGGTGCTGCAGCTCAAGCACCCCTCCCACGCCACCCCGTCCCCCCGGTGGCACTCGGAGCCCCGCGGTGAGGTGGGTGCCCTCCCCAGGGGGCTCCTGTAG
- the TTC31 gene encoding tetratricopeptide repeat protein 31 isoform X2, which produces MRGAGGTRDPAGPGLGASRLWADPFVCPWGCVLYPNGWSVAPFCPRHCLPGAAEAESSGRQVRGELGAAGAGAGSPAGGSAASPGPVPPLQLPVPPQTAFRIVNRGTSREASGTGDDFGHGPGFWYSPSRLEESSEEEEQYEEEEEWIGFSQHWDASSENSDAPYNFCGFKKSFLCQEPLPAHPLPSALEVKMHRLPAPWRHQLTAEEAEKNAQELVAEEERMKRKAEKKKLKKKKQKDRKKREKLGQELKSKQEDESVSDCAGPLLQSLPSMGATAARPRGLRGSCRSLKNTSSLNSPVGAGHPQNSNAEEGEGWLSPSPSPCLGDSAASSGEEGRGQETKAGEMEDELDLSCTFVFKARQKAGVKVPAPGKEKPARTDNTEPGKKVPGKAPEPEPVPLDTNVVQQSLILAGRGNEAAQKGHYAEAVQAFTEAMKLNPREHRLFGNRSYCYEKLQRYKEALRDAQVSLGLQPGWPKGFFRKGKALQGLKRYAEAASTFEELLRLDGANAEAAAQLEACRALLRSSPRSQSSSGGVPVSPSLLEAGEPPLSPSGEWASGSCQDTDTSGFVTVVSSRSQARGQGQAPSSSQQTLPRTHPARDCYPLWVGNITPRISKKVLQSSFSPFGEIRFIRMLPERRCAFINYTRKVAAEAAYVAMQDAEVEGSRLVLQLKHPSHATPSPRWHSEPRGEVGALPRGLL; this is translated from the exons ATGAGGGGGGCTGGCGGGACGCGGGacccggccgggccgggcttgGGCGCCTCTAGGCTCTGGGCTGACCCCTTCGTGTGCCCCTGGGGCTGCGTGCTCTACCCGAATGGCTGGAGCGTCG CGCCCTTCTGTCCCCGGCATTGCCTGCCCGGCGCCGCCGAGGCTGAGAGTAGCGGGCGGCAGGTacgtggggagctgggggcagcgggggctggggccgggagcCCCGCGGGGGGCAgtgccgcctcccccggcccggtGCCGCCGCTGCAGCTCCCGGTGCCGCCGCAGACAGCCTTCCGCATTGTGAACCGCGGCACGAGTAGGGAAGCGTCCGGGACCGGGGACGACTTCGGCCACG gcccgGGCTTCTGGTACTCCCCCAGCCGGCTGGAGGAGTCCAGCGAGGAGGAAGAGCAgtatgaagaggaggaggaatggaTTGGCTTCAGCCAGCACTGGGACGCGTCGAGTGAGAACAGCGACGCCCCCTACAACTTCTGTGGGTTCAAGAAGTCCTTCTTGTGTCAGGAGCCTCTGCCCGCTCATCCGCTTCCAAGCGCTCTTGAGGTGAAGATGCACAGGCTGCCTGCACCCTGGAGGCACCAGCTTACAGCTGAG GAAGCAGAGAAGAACGCACAGGAGCTGGTGGCAGAGGAGGAGCGgatgaagaggaaggcagagaagaagAAGCTAAAGAAGAAG AAGCAGAAAGACCGGAAGAAACGAGAGAAACTGGGACAAGAGCTGAAAAGCAAGCAGGAGGACGAGTCAGTGAGTGACTGTGCCGGGCCCTTGCTTCAGTCCCTGCCCAGCATGGGTGCTACGGCAGCCAGGCCACGTGGCCTTCGGGGGTCCTGTAGGTCTCTGAAG AACACCTCATCCTTGAACAGCCCTGTGGGAGCTGGGCACCCACAAAACAGCAATGCTGAGGAAGGGGAGGGttggctgagccccagcccctccccatGCCTTGGGGACAGTGCAGCTTCCtcgggagaggagggaagaggccAGGAGACTAAGGCGGGGGAGATGGAG GATGAGCTGGACCTGAGCTGCACCTTCGTCTTCAAAGCCCGTCAGAAAGCGGGCGTGAAGGTGCCGGCACCTGGGAAGGAGAAGCCGGCTAGGACAGACAACACAGAGCCAGGCAAGAAGGTACCGGGGAAG GCACCCGAGCCCGAGCCTGTACCCCTGGACACGAATGTGGTGCAGCAGAGCCTGATTCTCGCAG GCCGTGGCAACGAGGCAGCCCAGAAGGGCCACTACGCTGAGGCGGTGCAGGCCTTCACGGAGGCCATGAAGCTGAACCCCAGGGAGCACCG gctctttgggaaccgttccTACTGCTACGAGAAGCTTCAGCGCTACAAGGAGGCCCTCAGGGATGCGCAGGTGTCGCTGGGGCTCCAGCCCGGGTGGCCCAAAGGCTTCTTCCGCAAGGGCAAGGCTCTGCAGGGGCTGAAG CGCTATGCTGAGGCCGCCAGCACTTTCGAGGAGCTGCTGCGCCTGGATGGTGCCAACGCCGAGGCGGCTGCCCAGCTGGAAGCCTGCCGGGCCCTGCTGCGG agcagcccccgcagccagagcagctcagggggggtccctgtgtccccgtccctgctggaggctggggagcCACCACTGTCTCCCTCCG GGGAGTGGGCAAGTGGGAGCTGCCAGGACACAGACACAAGTGGCTTTGTGACCGTTGTGAGCTCCAGGAGCCAGGCgaggggccagggccaggccccgAGCAGTAGCCAGCAGACACTGCCTCGGACCCATCCTGCCAg GGACTGCTATCCCCTCTGGGTGGGGAACATCACCCCCAGGATCAGCAAGAAGGTGCTGCAGAGCTCCTTCAGCCC GTTTGGGGAGATCCGCTTCATCCGGATGCTGCCAGAGAGACGTTGTGCCTTCATCAACTACACACGGAAAGTGGCAGCGGAAGCAGCCTACGTGGCCATGCAG GATGCCGAGGTGGAAGGAAGCAGGCTGGTGCTGCAGCTCAAGCACCCCTCCCACGCCACCCCGTCCCCCCGGTGGCACTCGGAGCCCCGCGGTGAGGTGGGTGCCCTCCCCAGGGGGCTCCTGTAG
- the TTC31 gene encoding tetratricopeptide repeat protein 31 isoform X1: protein MRGAGGTRDPAGPGLGASRLWADPFVCPWGCVLYPNGWSVAPFCPRHCLPGAAEAESSGRQVRGELGAAGAGAGSPAGGSAASPGPVPPLQLPVPPQTAFRIVNRGTSREASGTGDDFGHGPGFWYSPSRLEESSEEEEQYEEEEEWIGFSQHWDASSENSDAPYNFCGFKKSFLCQEPLPAHPLPSALEVKMHRLPAPWRHQLTAEEAEKNAQELVAEEERMKRKAEKKKLKKKKQKDRKKREKLGQELKSKQEDESVSDCAGPLLQSLPSMGATAARPRGLRGSCRSLKNTSSLNSPVGAGHPQNSNAEEGEGWLSPSPSPCLGDSAASSGEEGRGQETKAGEMEDELDLSCTFVFKARQKAGVKVPAPGKEKPARTDNTEPGKKVPGKAPEPEPVPLDTNVVQQSLILAGRGNEAAQKGHYAEAVQAFTEAMKLNPREHRLFGNRSYCYEKLQRYKEALRDAQVSLGLQPGWPKGFFRKGKALQGLKRYAEAASTFEELLRLDGANAEAAAQLEACRALLRQSSPRSQSSSGGVPVSPSLLEAGEPPLSPSGEWASGSCQDTDTSGFVTVVSSRSQARGQGQAPSSSQQTLPRTHPARDCYPLWVGNITPRISKKVLQSSFSPFGEIRFIRMLPERRCAFINYTRKVAAEAAYVAMQDAEVEGSRLVLQLKHPSHATPSPRWHSEPRGEVGALPRGLL from the exons ATGAGGGGGGCTGGCGGGACGCGGGacccggccgggccgggcttgGGCGCCTCTAGGCTCTGGGCTGACCCCTTCGTGTGCCCCTGGGGCTGCGTGCTCTACCCGAATGGCTGGAGCGTCG CGCCCTTCTGTCCCCGGCATTGCCTGCCCGGCGCCGCCGAGGCTGAGAGTAGCGGGCGGCAGGTacgtggggagctgggggcagcgggggctggggccgggagcCCCGCGGGGGGCAgtgccgcctcccccggcccggtGCCGCCGCTGCAGCTCCCGGTGCCGCCGCAGACAGCCTTCCGCATTGTGAACCGCGGCACGAGTAGGGAAGCGTCCGGGACCGGGGACGACTTCGGCCACG gcccgGGCTTCTGGTACTCCCCCAGCCGGCTGGAGGAGTCCAGCGAGGAGGAAGAGCAgtatgaagaggaggaggaatggaTTGGCTTCAGCCAGCACTGGGACGCGTCGAGTGAGAACAGCGACGCCCCCTACAACTTCTGTGGGTTCAAGAAGTCCTTCTTGTGTCAGGAGCCTCTGCCCGCTCATCCGCTTCCAAGCGCTCTTGAGGTGAAGATGCACAGGCTGCCTGCACCCTGGAGGCACCAGCTTACAGCTGAG GAAGCAGAGAAGAACGCACAGGAGCTGGTGGCAGAGGAGGAGCGgatgaagaggaaggcagagaagaagAAGCTAAAGAAGAAG AAGCAGAAAGACCGGAAGAAACGAGAGAAACTGGGACAAGAGCTGAAAAGCAAGCAGGAGGACGAGTCAGTGAGTGACTGTGCCGGGCCCTTGCTTCAGTCCCTGCCCAGCATGGGTGCTACGGCAGCCAGGCCACGTGGCCTTCGGGGGTCCTGTAGGTCTCTGAAG AACACCTCATCCTTGAACAGCCCTGTGGGAGCTGGGCACCCACAAAACAGCAATGCTGAGGAAGGGGAGGGttggctgagccccagcccctccccatGCCTTGGGGACAGTGCAGCTTCCtcgggagaggagggaagaggccAGGAGACTAAGGCGGGGGAGATGGAG GATGAGCTGGACCTGAGCTGCACCTTCGTCTTCAAAGCCCGTCAGAAAGCGGGCGTGAAGGTGCCGGCACCTGGGAAGGAGAAGCCGGCTAGGACAGACAACACAGAGCCAGGCAAGAAGGTACCGGGGAAG GCACCCGAGCCCGAGCCTGTACCCCTGGACACGAATGTGGTGCAGCAGAGCCTGATTCTCGCAG GCCGTGGCAACGAGGCAGCCCAGAAGGGCCACTACGCTGAGGCGGTGCAGGCCTTCACGGAGGCCATGAAGCTGAACCCCAGGGAGCACCG gctctttgggaaccgttccTACTGCTACGAGAAGCTTCAGCGCTACAAGGAGGCCCTCAGGGATGCGCAGGTGTCGCTGGGGCTCCAGCCCGGGTGGCCCAAAGGCTTCTTCCGCAAGGGCAAGGCTCTGCAGGGGCTGAAG CGCTATGCTGAGGCCGCCAGCACTTTCGAGGAGCTGCTGCGCCTGGATGGTGCCAACGCCGAGGCGGCTGCCCAGCTGGAAGCCTGCCGGGCCCTGCTGCGG cagagcagcccccgcagccagagcagctcagggggggtccctgtgtccccgtccctgctggaggctggggagcCACCACTGTCTCCCTCCG GGGAGTGGGCAAGTGGGAGCTGCCAGGACACAGACACAAGTGGCTTTGTGACCGTTGTGAGCTCCAGGAGCCAGGCgaggggccagggccaggccccgAGCAGTAGCCAGCAGACACTGCCTCGGACCCATCCTGCCAg GGACTGCTATCCCCTCTGGGTGGGGAACATCACCCCCAGGATCAGCAAGAAGGTGCTGCAGAGCTCCTTCAGCCC GTTTGGGGAGATCCGCTTCATCCGGATGCTGCCAGAGAGACGTTGTGCCTTCATCAACTACACACGGAAAGTGGCAGCGGAAGCAGCCTACGTGGCCATGCAG GATGCCGAGGTGGAAGGAAGCAGGCTGGTGCTGCAGCTCAAGCACCCCTCCCACGCCACCCCGTCCCCCCGGTGGCACTCGGAGCCCCGCGGTGAGGTGGGTGCCCTCCCCAGGGGGCTCCTGTAG